The following nucleotide sequence is from Lytechinus pictus isolate F3 Inbred chromosome 10, Lp3.0, whole genome shotgun sequence.
TATGATTTTGTACCATTCTCTGTGACTGTGTCAAGAAACAAAGTAAAGAAAAGACAGATATTCATTACATCTtggtatcaaagaaaataaaatccaCTCAGTCTATAATAATTAATAACACACCCTCTCTCATGTTATCTGAATAAAAGATATCGTTCATGCCAAAACATAAACGTTCAAATCAATGTGGACATTCTTAAGTTTATTACCATCCCCTCAGATAAATTTCATGTCTAAACTCCAGAACATCAtcaataccgtttaaaaggattttaatttaattttacagTCTGAAGGTACGTACATGCACAGCacattttatcaaaagaaaattaaatcataattaaTTGAACTTATTTTAAAGATGACTAAATATTAGGTTTTACAAGAATATGAAAGAGCAGCTCCTCAGCTTTTCAATGATACCTTATTTGTGCATGTACTTCTAAAAATCATATACATACAGGGCGATTCACAATATCTACATGGCCATGCACAGCTTTCATTTAACTGCAAAACTTATATTAAGCTATTCCAGGATTTATTTTATCGCTGATTAGAatacttcttttattctttGACTCTATGTAATTAATGTCGGCAATGTCCACAAAACTTTGTtattaacaataatgataatctaATACACAGTTCttttatagcgcatatcacaatattattataatgtctctatgtgcttccaaagaacttggatattattacccccgCTTTGGCTTGGTGGATGTAATATTTACAGcacacacgcatttcaaggaattaattcctaCATGTActaggtacccatttacctcattTGGGTCAAGTACAGcccaatgtggataaatttcttgctgaaggaaactacgccatggctgggatttgaacccacgaccctctatttcaaagtccagggactaatccactgggccacaatgctcccgatataaaatattcttattaattcattttattgattAATGATTCCATTCTTACCTGTCTTCCCTTTCTTGAACTTCAGGGAAGACGAGAATATTCAGAAACGGGACTGGACACCGTCTGGGCCGTCTTTCAAGAACTCATGCCCCAAGCCATTGCCACACTTTCCACACGATACCTAGTCATGGAAAAACGAAATGAAATAATCAATACGAACAAGTTGAACAAAGTTTACTCCTGATTTCTGTAATCATATTTAGATGGTCAGTGGAATGAcaaaattaattcttttttcCTTTACCAAGGTGAATTTCAAAcaggatttcatttttgtttcatgcaatCTTACATATATCTATTCCACTATGTATGAGCTTTAAAACAATAAGACCACTAAGCTCCCATAATTGTCCCATGCCCTGTTGCATATAAAAGAGACGATTATGGACAAACTATTCTCTGGGAACTTTGaagaatccttgattttgattggctgttaagAATTGTTTATACACCTGTTATAACTCTCAAATATGCAACTGAGGTGGCactctgaaaattgtcttatcttTTCTTGTATCTTTTATTCTCACCAAAGCAAGATTTTATCTCTGACATGCCCATTGTGTTAAACTCACTCATTGTATATGCATGGCATAAAACTGTGTCACCAAAATGCAAAAGGTCAGAATTTATGTaactttatttctctttttctgattttgatacCATTTTTGGATTAGATCAACTGTTAGAAGTGTTGCTCCTGTAAAAACATTTAGCACATTATTGACACAAAGCACAATTTCCCTTGTACCCATGCCGCTTGTGTTTGTGCATAAACATGTGGTGATTTTCCCTGGCATGACCTCTAAGAATGGATTGAGATCATGAATTGATGATAGGTCTATAATATAGCTCTctattgtctttaaaatgttTCCTCTTGTAAAAAAAGAAGTATTGCCAGCATGGAATTTTCCTAATAGACTGAGGAAAAATCACATGCAACACTGACTTACAATAGTCCCCTAtcaattttaaatttgttttatttgccaAGGAAGTTAACATTAAGAATTTTCATATTACAGATCTTATCTTGTGTGTGGAGATATTTATGGGCCGTTTTCATCTTTAGGCATATCATAGTTCTGGCATCAAACATGCATAgtgaaaaatacaagaaaagatAAGGCATACATGCATATTCCTGGGAATCAAGATGGCGCTGTTggacttacatacatgtacacactgtaAACAGCACCAGCTGCCCGCGAACAACAAGGTTAAACAGCGCTTAGGCAGATGCCATGTTCTGAATGCCAGAATCCTGACGATTCTCAGCTCACGTTATCTTTCGGCTGCTTTTCAAAGATCCTGGCAGGTTGGGTCAGCCTCCTTCTGCTGTGTGAAGTGACAACAGTGGATGTTTGGGCCAGCGATGATGCAACCAAAAGCAGCGCAGCAAATGCATAGGCCTACTGTGCATGCCCTGTGCGACCGGCTGATGATTTTTAGCTACATGCAGATTACGTTGatgatcatattcataattaagATGGCCGCGAGTACAGCAAATAACAAAAGTGCCAAACAGCATCTTGAATCCCAGGAACATACACCtttaagataaaaaatatttgtgtgaactcagacaattttcagaataagGTGCTTGGGCCCCAATGGGTTCATTTTCCCCATCCTCGATAATCTAAGGGAAATAAAACCTGACGAAAACTTTACAGTGCACTCCTATCAACTTTGTAGCATTCAGGGTGCTAATTGCACCTGGGTTATCCTGAGTTAAAGGGATGCGCTGGGctgaaataatatgatttaaacagataaaagaaaaatcagacaaacaaaatgtcactgaaaattttatcaaaatagaacaaggaataacaaagtttaaTATGACAGTTTGTATTTCcgttgaaacagttctaggtatgtcttcatcaatgagcaaattgatgatgtcacatccccacttgttctttaaaaatgattttttttctacccagaactgaaaaaaaaatggattgacaactcaTTTAATGAATTAGATATTCAtttctgcaacttatttcattataaaggataCACATTGTTCACACATgtgtgaaaaatgaaacaataatgatttcatttaacatgagaaaaaggaaagtgggaatgtgacatcatcagcccacctaatgaatattgatgacatgcatataactattttcacaaaatattgctcaactttaagattcaataactttgttatttgttacccaattttgatgaaatttacagcattttgctctgagaATTTTACCctaataatttatatataaatattttcagctcggaggACCCCTTTAAGCCAAGCAGCTATCTATGTTTTACTAGGTATTGGTAGAattaaatacataagatttaCTTGGGGAAGCCTGACTTGGGACCAGCTTATCGCCATCAGAAGAAAATCATGTCTAGTAAATGTATGCAGTTCTGATATTAACTCTCCAAATAGTAGAAGCAAAATATTGAGTGTGTGTACTagtaattgaatttttttagaCACACATCAATCATATAATATAAGATCATTTATATCTAGGACTGACCTTAACGTCAGTAATCAGTATGTCACCATCCAAAAGATTTGACCAGGGTACAAACCTTGAACCTTTGCATCAATTTGAACCTTCGCCCACTACATGTTGGATTATTAACAGACACACTCTACCACCAACAGGCATGTTGACCTTTAACCTAATAGCAGATTGCCCCAAAGCATAAAACATTAGCATCTTGGTAATCAtcatattgatttcattgtaactttcttatttttgaattttgacctttaaCATCTTGTAGCCTTTTCAATGCAGGTCTACAATGTATTAGCTCAAACTACACTCCACATGGTTAGCCATAAGGGTATGAGGAGACCAAAGTTAAATTATAATCAATATCCAAACAGATGGATTTCAGACATAGGGTACCAACCTTCAAAGCACTAGGTCCTTCTGGTCTCTTGGAGACACTATCCTCTCTCACAGTCTTGGTGAAAGCAGGCCATGGAGACGAGTGCTCAAACTTGGTCATGCTGGAGAAGAGCTCGTGTCCGCACTCCACACAGACATAGATACCTTGTACgcaagaaggaaaaagaaagatggaGAAGTGACACATCAATTTCACATGAAGAATTTTCAAGTTCAAAGTAGTGAACACTGATTTCACAAGAAATTCTGCAGCACAAAGATTGTCATTATATCAATGTGGATCTACATCTGGTAGGTAATAAGCTGAACTTCATGTAATCCTGAAATCCAAGCTAAAAACTCTCAAGTATATCAAGAACACACTATAAGCTAAGCACAAGAGGGAAagtgttttattatttcttggAAAAATACCAGATATtgtaatttctcagcaattaacACAACTTCTTCCAGAATCCTGGGACACATATATTTCTCTTATTCATGCAGACACTTgtgtggtcattttattggatgaTGTAGGctattcattttgaaaacataAGCACAACTGGCTTTTTTCCTTAAGCTATAAACATACAGAACTTTACTGACACTCATATAGGCTATAGTTACAACTTTCACCATTATATACAGGAGGGCCCACcaggaaaaaagaagatcccTATATTTGGAGTCTTATGACAAAAAGACTCTGAATATTGCTCACTTTATTTCTAATGTAATAGGAAAATTAGCtaaagtaggcctacagtttGGGAAAAATAATAGTTGACTTTAACATTAAACCCCTATCTGATTATTTCCTTTAAGTTTAGaagctgtacatgtacatatagtcCTTCAAAATAACCACAAAACAAAAGCTATCGTTAATGTTGAACTTTATGTCAAACTTAAACATGTTGTTACAAGCCATTGACCCCCATTGACAATCTGTGTTACGTCTCTTGTGACAACTATCGTACTGTCAACACTAGACAGGTTGCAAAACGGTGATGAATTTGAATTAAAGAGCCAAGTAATTTAtctgttaaagataaattccagatgtggggacgatctcaaaatgactttttacagaatttataaAGTAaacaccaaagtgtctgttcgTAATTtcgtatgaataaaaaatatgtgccaaaggattctggattgattgattgataaaaaattaaCGACACTAACAACACATGCGTGTCATAGAAGTGTCGGACAGTTAATCTGGAAAGGTTACTATAATACAGTATAAATAAATTACcctaatgcaactttacaaaggaacaggattataaataagtgattatcagtaataaattaatACGTTAACTACTTCCCCGGGATAACTTCCCAGTCTTCCCTACTCTTTACGAAAAGAGGAGTAGGTTTTTTAATGTGCAAATGGTGTGACTCTCCCTTACACGGGACCGACGGCTTAGAGTCTCCTCCGAAAGACTAGACAATTGGAATAAAATACCTTGCCCAAGGGTATACCTGTTGTGATtgggattctggaagaaattgtgtaattgctgagaaataagcaaaataagcgcggattctgtcacttccgtcgggtctttattccagcaataataatacactgtcccacttgtgcctatctgtgttggcgatcttcagtgtgatcgttttttagcttagatatgatttcacaaagttcagtttatgtaactgtaccagatctagatccacgatgatatagtaatacttaaccttggttttacagactttctcacgaaatcagtattttactgaaactactgtcatttagctttaactCTAAATAGACCAAATAGGAGAATTTAAAAAACCTGTatgatcaaattcaaattaatcaCAAATGAACTATACTATAGATCTAAATAAAGAATCAAATCCAATGTAGATGTAGTCTAGAAGTAAAATTGACATGCCCTAAACTTATTCAATCAAGCTACTTTTAAATCTAATAACGTATAAGCCTAAAATGTAGACTGACTGAGTCACTTTGGAGTGTGAGTGTTGACTTGTCTGAATCTTGATCTGATAACTGAAAAAATACAACCAGATCTTATTGATATTGAGAGAATATTACAAAACACTAGATCTACTCACCATTTTCAAAATGATCTTTGTACTTCTCACCACCAAACCAGGAACAAAACGACATTTTGCCGAAAAGTTAGAGATTGGAAATTGGAGTAGATCTAACTTAGGATTTTTGTCAATGAACAGTCAGCTCATGTCATGCATGTAGCAAGCCACGGCGGTTACGACTACGACAAACACTCGATGCAAAGCTCCGATCGACTGGCGTCTCAAATAAATTACAAACTACAAAGGCTTTGTAAGCAAGCAGTAGTACCAGCGCCCAGGAGCTAGGAGGAAGGAAATCAAGTAAGTTAGAGTCAGACTTTGGTCTTTGTCTAGTATAGTAATTGTCCTTACTGACCCAGTTTTATGATGAGGGtgttttcaggaaaaaaaattatcagtaaAAAATTATATGCTGATATTTTTGCGATGTCATGCAGTGCTAAGCATTGTTCAACAGCATTAGCGTGAGATTCAGAGATATCCGTAAACTCGATAGCTTGACGTAACCTCGATGGTAGATACTGGGCAGTCGTTCTAGCTGATTGAAAAACTGACCAtgccggttttttttttaattgcctcttcaaaataatttttgaaaaatagcaATTTTCTAAAGGAAATATTTTACTAAATGTAAGGTTTTCATGATACTGTCATATTTTGCGGGgttgaaatttgaataaaccatAAACTTAGGCGACTACGAATAGACTAGTTAATTTCGGGGGCTTTCCCCAAATTTTTCACATCACTCATGCTCTCCCCGGTGTGGTAAATTATGATTACCCCTATGGATCCCATCATCGTGACATAATCACATTGATAGCGTAGTATTTGGAGTTTTTATATACTTTACTGAAGATTTAGACCCCagaaatgtatgtatttgtacTTTTACTTGCTGAGTAAGTTTATCAAAACTGAAAAAGTGAAGTTGATGAAATGCAAATAATATGTCCACTCTTATCCTGGGACTCTAATAAATTTATTGACCAGTTTCCTATTAAATcgaaaaatgtaataatgaatGAGCCAAAAGGGCATGATCCTAGTATCGATTGCTGGTAGTTAAAGAGAAAAGGCAGGACAGTGACATAAATATAGGTGCATGGAGGCCTATAATAAAACATACACAGTAATATTCACAGGTCACAGGGGCGGGTCAAGCTTCAAGGATTgtatataggggggggggggggcagttgtgTACAAATAAAATCTGCCAAGCCCCGGTCCCCCAAAAGAGGTCAAACAATGACATTACAGCAGGCTGACGGAGCCCATTTCCCGTGTGTAGTCCCGGGGTGTAGTCACCCTAGTTTTAAGTGGGCTTTTACAGACCTGGGTTTTACGGAGGGGTGGGGTGGGTCAATTTTGACAGGTCCAATCAATATcatattctataaaaaaaaaaaaattaaatcaatttcCTCATGATGCATTTTATTGATTAATGAATTTCTTACTTCTGATGTTTTTTAGGGGAACGATAATAAACAGCACAAAAATAAATCCCCATtcatcaaaagaaaagaaatcataaaaaacaattaCCATTACATGCTCTCGTGAGAGACAGGCTGTGAgagagcgaagcgaccaagTGCGCATGTTTTGGGGGGTTTATTTTTCAACGATCTTCACCTTTCCTTATAGGCGCTTATGATCACTTTTTGATTGTTTggatcactagcgtacctacgggggggcactctgcccccccctgacgagtcacaacccatgcaaaaacgtatctttgccccccctgacggacttgaaaaaccttttttgccccccctgacgagcttgaagaccttttttttttttttttttttttttgcttgtcaaattttttctggaacgaaatcctttatttgtgatcgaagacctttttttttttttttttttttttttttttttttttttgcttgtcaaattttttctggaacgaaatcctttattcaaatttattatttatcaaatttttgggcggacggttttgcccccccctgtggaaaatcctaggtacgccactggtttgGATGGTGATCAGTGGCATAACAGgcagggggtgggggagggggcaggctgcccccctggcggatttcaccgggaaaaaatggggaaaagagaaaagggaggaagaaagaaagggaaatggaaaaaagaggaaagggggaaagagaaaagaaggaaaagggaaacaTTAAAAGAAttattaagaataaaaaaaaaacaataaaaaaggaaaacatgTGAGAAAGAtcaaaatcattccgaaataggcctactaatacattagcatgattagtaagaaagGGAGAATGAATTAAACGATGATAAAGTAGCAAACAAAAGAGGGAAAGTAATGGGAAGAATTACGGAATGAGCCAAGAGCCAATTTGGATAACGAAGAATAGAGAGAAGAAAAGACTAGATTTTATTTCCTTATGCGAAcgattaggtgatctgtcgtagATACATAAACGGATACatataagaaagatagataaatagatagatagatggatggagagataaatgatagGTGGATAGATTAATAGAAGATAGACggttatatattaatatatagatagatagatatagagatatatataaacagataaataggtattagatagacagacagatagacattaGAAAGATATTGATTGACGATAAAAATTACGATGACGAGGaggatgatgctgataatgattgatgacaaatatgatgatgatgataacggtgattatgatattatgatatacacatagattcagagacagatagatacatataggTACATACACAGAGAGAAAATAGAtcgatatatttattgatagatagaataacatattaaacagattgattaatagatagatagatagatattagatagataaacagacaaataaacagacataattattgAAACAGATCAATGGATATTAGATTGAAATATAAAAGGTAGAcatacagatagacatacataattattttgaacagatagacataagatatatagatagatagataaatagatagatagatagatagatagatagatagatatagatagatatagatagatagatagatagatagatagatagatagatagagagagagagagagagagagagagagagagagagagagagagagagagagagagagagagagagagagagagagagagagagagagagagagagagagagagagagagagagagagagagagagagagagagagagagagagagagagagagagagagagagagagagagagagagagagagagagagagagagagagagagagagagagagagagagagagagagagagagagagagagagagagagagagagagagagagagagatagagagatagatagatagatagatagatagataggtaggtaggtaggtaggtaggtaggtaggtaggtaggtaggtaggtaggtaggtaggtaggtaggtaggtaggtaggtaggtaggtaggtaggtaggtaggtaggtaggtaggtaggtaggtaggtaggtaggtaggtaggtaggtaggtaggtaggtaggtaggtaggtaggtaggtaggtaggtaggtaggtaggtaggtaggtaggtaggtaggtaggtaggtaggtaggtaggtaggtaggtaggtaggtaggtaggtaggtaggtaggtaggtaggtaggtaggtaggtaggtaggtaggtaggtaggtaggtaggtaggtaggtaggtaggtaggtaggtaggtaggtaggtaggtaggtaggtaggtaggtaggtaggtaggtaggtaggtaggtaggtaggtaggtaggtaggtaggtaggtaggtaggtaggtaggtaggtaggtaggtaggtaggtaggtaggtaggtaggtaggtaggtaggtaggtaggtaggtaggtaggtaggtaggtaggtaggtaggtaggtaggtaggtaggtaggtaggtaggtaggtaggtaggtaggtaggtaggtaggtaggtaggtaggtaggtaggtaggtaggtaggtaggtaggtaggtaggtaggtaggtaggtaggtaggtaggtaggtagatagatagatagatagatagatagatagatagatagatagatagatagatagatagatagataggtaggtaggtaggtaggtaggtagatagatagatagataaaatggCTTTGTTATCGAAAGGTTCCAGGGGCTCTGCCCCGGAACCCATGCACCCTCATATAGCAC
It contains:
- the LOC129269538 gene encoding methionine-R-sulfoxide reductase B1-A-like; protein product: MSFCSWFGGEKYKDHFENGIYVCVECGHELFSSMTKFEHSSPWPAFTKTVREDSVSKRPEGPSALKVSCGKCGNGLGHEFLKDGPDGVQSRFUIFSSSLKFKKGKTVTENGTKS